A genomic stretch from Pirellulales bacterium includes:
- a CDS encoding UpxY family transcription antiterminator, with amino-acid sequence MILNASSTPLNFLTNPPQSVPGRRWYAVKTLARQEKTLARELEQLSIPYYLPLRTRILTYRGRKATSFSPLFTGFVFIFATDEERRACLATGCATSMLCIVDQEAFRLDLIEVATALANEPDDVLIDFPSSTGCASAKRSGEIGQGDAIAGGLDTRALLRNPQQPPLCNAVAARDQQSGKRKKVNAVVTEEAG; translated from the coding sequence GTGATACTCAACGCATCAAGTACACCGCTAAATTTCTTAACGAATCCGCCACAGAGTGTGCCCGGACGGCGGTGGTATGCCGTCAAAACATTGGCGCGGCAAGAGAAGACGTTGGCGCGCGAACTGGAGCAGCTGAGTATTCCGTATTACCTACCGTTGCGAACGCGAATCCTCACCTATCGCGGGAGGAAGGCAACGTCGTTTTCGCCGCTGTTCACCGGGTTTGTTTTCATCTTTGCCACCGACGAGGAACGCCGGGCCTGTCTTGCAACAGGGTGTGCAACGTCGATGCTATGTATCGTCGATCAAGAAGCGTTCCGGCTGGACCTCATAGAAGTGGCAACAGCGCTAGCGAACGAGCCGGACGACGTTTTGATAGACTTCCCGAGCAGCACAGGTTGTGCCTCGGCTAAGCGGAGCGGTGAAATCGGGCAAGGAGACGCAATTGCAGGCGGCTTAGACACTAGGGCCTTATTGAGGAATCCGCAACAACCGCCGCTGTGCAACGCAGTAGCCGCACGTGACCAGCAATCAGGCAAACGAAAAAAAGTTAATGCTGTCGTTACCGAAGAGGCAGGTTAG